The following nucleotide sequence is from Mucilaginibacter sp. cycad4.
ATCCCCGGCCGTGTTAGTGATTCGGCCACTACTGCAGGAAATTATGCCAATGAGTTTGCCGGCGTTTCATGTACCGGCGTAGGTGAAGATATTGTAAGCGGCTCGGTAGCTGTTAAAATTGTTACACGCGTAACCGATGGCATGACCCTTATGGCCGCTACCGAAAAAACTCTCGATGAAATGAAGCCTTACGATGGCTTTGCCGGTGTGATAGGGATTACTACAGACGGACAGATCTATCACTCCGATACCCACCCTTATATGGTTTGGGCCCTGCACGACGGCGATATTGAGATCTTTAACTAAAACCTAAATTTATTTTTCCCGTAGAAAGGCATAAGTTCAGCATCTGTAAAATAACGGTGGCATTTAGGCGTTTACGTATTTACTGCTTTTTACAGGTATTGTTTTCCCGTTAACAAATATTTACATTTGTTAAGCTGATTAATTTAAAATTACACAGTTTAAACCCAGGAAAAAGATTAAATGAGATATTTCCTACTTATTATTTTATGCGCTGTTGGGTTCGATGCATCAGCGCAATGGTATTACAAGCCGTTCAATAAGCGTACCCGGTCTCCGCAAATGGCTTATGCACAAAGCCATTCTATCAAAAGGCTGCCCGTTCCTGCAATGGCTAAAGTAAAGATCCGCCCGTTTACCATTGAACATACCCCATATGTGCTGGCCATGATCGAGGAATCGGTGATGAAAACCGCGCAGCACAATATGCGTTTTCATGTGTACAATGCCGCCAGCTACAACTTTAGCGACCTGGCCCAGATGTATATGAAGCAGAACCGCCTGGCCGAGGCCAAATGGTTCCTGCTGCAAAGCATTTCTATATCGCGCCAGCAAAACGACGACAGGCATACCATAGCCAACCTGCTTGACCTTGCAACTGTAAAAGCTGATTACGGCGATTACGCACAGGCCAAACAGGATCTGGCCGAAGCCCGCCAACTTGCTGTTGCCCGCGGTTTAACTTTTGACCTGGCTACTGTAGAGAAAAAAACGCGCTATTTACAGGACAATAAATTTAACACGCTGCGCACCGAAACCCACTTTGCCGAAACCGCCGATGCAGGCACGAAAACAGTTAACAAATAATATTTATTTGTAACAAAAGCGTAAAATGGTGCTGCCTGCATACTATTAGTAAAACATAATCGTATTATTGTTATTAGTAATTAAGAGACAGCATATTGACTGTCTCTTTTTTATTTTACATTAGCAAATTAATAATAGGCACAAGTATTGATGTTTTACACCAACCCCGATTTAACTACAGTAAAAGATATGTTTAAGAAAGTATATTTGTT
It contains:
- a CDS encoding tetratricopeptide repeat protein, producing MRYFLLIILCAVGFDASAQWYYKPFNKRTRSPQMAYAQSHSIKRLPVPAMAKVKIRPFTIEHTPYVLAMIEESVMKTAQHNMRFHVYNAASYNFSDLAQMYMKQNRLAEAKWFLLQSISISRQQNDDRHTIANLLDLATVKADYGDYAQAKQDLAEARQLAVARGLTFDLATVEKKTRYLQDNKFNTLRTETHFAETADAGTKTVNK